From one Catenuloplanes nepalensis genomic stretch:
- a CDS encoding thiamine-phosphate kinase yields the protein MTEGTSVAKDGEFGLIARVTARLTAGPTCLLGPGDDAALVAAPDGRVVASTDVLVDGRHFRRDWGSGNDIGHRAAAANLADIAAMGAYPTALLVALCAPPDLDVAWAEELADGLSEEAESVGASVVGGDMSASPTLTVAVTALGDMHGLQPVLRSGARPGDVLAMAGRVGFAGAGYTVLSRGFRTPKVLVEAYRRPQVPYRQGPIANRLGATSMIDISDGLLADLGHIAKASGVALDVHRDAFDLPGQMRDAATALGVDPYAWILGGGDDHALCATFPAGVALPEEWRQVGTVREGAGVTVDGAAWEGRLGWDHFKI from the coding sequence GTGACTGAGGGGACGTCAGTGGCTAAGGATGGTGAGTTCGGGTTGATCGCCCGGGTCACCGCGCGGCTGACCGCCGGGCCGACCTGCCTGCTCGGGCCGGGTGACGACGCGGCGCTGGTCGCGGCGCCGGACGGAAGGGTGGTCGCGTCAACGGACGTGCTGGTCGATGGCCGTCACTTCCGGCGCGACTGGGGCAGCGGCAACGACATCGGGCACCGGGCCGCGGCCGCGAACCTGGCCGACATCGCGGCGATGGGTGCGTACCCGACCGCGTTGCTGGTCGCGCTCTGCGCGCCGCCCGATCTGGACGTGGCGTGGGCCGAGGAGCTCGCGGACGGCCTGTCCGAGGAGGCGGAGAGCGTCGGCGCCAGCGTGGTCGGCGGCGACATGTCGGCCAGCCCGACGCTCACCGTCGCGGTCACCGCGCTCGGCGACATGCACGGGCTGCAACCGGTGTTGCGCAGCGGCGCGCGGCCGGGCGACGTACTCGCGATGGCCGGGCGTGTCGGGTTCGCCGGCGCGGGCTACACCGTGCTGTCCCGCGGCTTCCGCACGCCGAAGGTGCTGGTCGAGGCGTACCGGCGGCCGCAGGTCCCGTACAGGCAGGGTCCGATCGCGAATCGGCTCGGCGCCACCTCCATGATCGACATCTCGGACGGGCTGCTGGCCGACCTCGGGCACATCGCGAAGGCCAGCGGCGTCGCGCTCGACGTGCACCGGGACGCGTTCGACCTGCCCGGCCAGATGCGCGACGCGGCCACCGCGCTCGGCGTCGACCCGTACGCCTGGATTCTCGGCGGCGGCGACGACCACGCGCTCTGCGCCACGTTCCCGGCCGGCGTCGCGCTGCCGGAGGAGTGGCGCCAGGTCGGCACGGTCCGCGAGGGCGCCGGGGTCACAGTCGACGGCGCGGCCTGGGAAGGCCGTCTGGGCTGGGACCACTTCAAGATCTAA
- a CDS encoding Lrp/AsnC ligand binding domain-containing protein yields the protein MVQAYILIQTEVGRARDVAAQISNISGVIRVDAVVGPYDVVVLTEATTVDELGKIVVSKVQLVPGITRTVTCSVVRL from the coding sequence GTGGTCCAGGCGTACATCCTCATCCAGACGGAGGTCGGACGCGCGCGTGACGTGGCCGCGCAGATCAGCAACATATCCGGGGTGATCAGGGTCGACGCGGTCGTGGGCCCCTACGACGTGGTGGTGCTCACAGAGGCCACCACGGTGGACGAGCTGGGAAAGATCGTGGTGAGCAAGGTTCAGCTGGTGCCGGGCATCACCCGCACCGTCACCTGCTCGGTGGTGCGGCTCTAG
- a CDS encoding DUF3515 family protein, with amino-acid sequence MPAEKDRTTRTAALWATAIAVPTALAAGFFAISSLPSAAPPAAPASGAPQPASTVPVQMAAPALSEDETLACRALTSQLPLTVRDLAQRPVSAGPEQNVAYGDPAITVACGGEQPAFLATDLVYPLNKVCWHATETPDGSTWTTVDRRVPVTVSIPKDYDSPGQWTTEFSATVLSTLLSRDDIPTGCRS; translated from the coding sequence ATGCCCGCCGAGAAGGACCGCACCACCCGCACGGCAGCGTTGTGGGCCACCGCGATCGCGGTGCCCACAGCGCTCGCCGCCGGATTCTTCGCCATCTCCTCGCTGCCGTCCGCCGCACCGCCGGCGGCGCCCGCGTCCGGCGCACCACAACCGGCGTCGACGGTGCCGGTGCAGATGGCCGCGCCCGCGCTGAGCGAGGACGAGACGCTCGCCTGCCGCGCGCTGACCTCGCAGCTGCCGCTGACGGTCCGCGACCTGGCCCAGCGCCCGGTCTCGGCCGGCCCGGAGCAGAACGTGGCCTACGGCGATCCGGCGATCACGGTCGCCTGCGGCGGCGAGCAGCCAGCGTTCCTGGCCACGGACCTGGTCTACCCGCTGAACAAGGTCTGCTGGCACGCGACGGAGACACCGGACGGCTCGACGTGGACCACTGTGGACCGTCGCGTTCCGGTGACCGTGTCGATCCCCAAGGACTACGACTCGCCGGGCCAGTGGACGACCGAGTTCTCCGCGACCGTGCTCTCCACGCTGCTCTCCCGCGACGACATCCCGACCGGCTGCCGATCCTGA
- a CDS encoding ABC transporter permease, whose product MRPLVALTTIEAKLFARDGMSVGFGLLFPSLLLYVLGGLMPGFREPAEDMGGVRPIDVYVPVVVAMAIATIAISTLPAHLATHRERGVLRRMATTPVGPAPLLGAQLIVNLIAMLVSIAVAIIIGVTVLDVPLPASILEFTGILLLATIAMFAIGLLIAALSPNAKAASGIGMLVYFPMLFFAGVWTPGPIMPDNLRRIAEFTPLGAASQALSDAWSGAGAAPTALVVLTAYALLVTLLATRLFRWT is encoded by the coding sequence ATGCGACCGCTTGTTGCGCTGACCACGATCGAGGCCAAGCTCTTCGCCCGCGACGGCATGTCCGTCGGCTTCGGCCTGCTCTTCCCGTCCCTGCTGCTCTACGTCCTCGGCGGCCTGATGCCCGGCTTCCGCGAGCCCGCCGAGGACATGGGCGGCGTCCGGCCCATCGACGTCTACGTGCCGGTCGTGGTCGCCATGGCGATCGCCACGATCGCGATCAGCACGCTCCCCGCCCACCTCGCCACCCACCGCGAGCGCGGCGTGCTCCGCCGGATGGCCACCACGCCGGTCGGGCCGGCGCCGCTGCTCGGCGCGCAGCTGATCGTGAACCTGATCGCGATGCTGGTCTCGATCGCGGTGGCGATCATCATCGGCGTCACGGTCCTGGACGTGCCGCTGCCGGCCTCGATCCTCGAATTCACCGGCATCCTGCTGTTGGCCACGATCGCGATGTTCGCGATCGGCCTGCTGATCGCCGCGCTGTCGCCGAACGCGAAGGCCGCGAGCGGCATCGGCATGCTGGTCTACTTCCCGATGCTCTTCTTCGCCGGCGTCTGGACCCCCGGCCCGATCATGCCCGACAACCTGCGCCGGATCGCCGAGTTCACCCCGCTCGGCGCGGCCTCCCAGGCGCTCTCCGACGCCTGGTCCGGCGCCGGCGCCGCCCCCACCGCCCTGGTCGTCCTGACCGCCTACGCCCTCCTCGTCACGCTCCTGGCCACCCGCCTCTTCCGCTGGACCTGA